ATAAAAATTATAAATTTGATTAGCTACTTTATCTATTTCACTATTAATTATATGCTGAATAATATTTTTAAGATTTTTGCTTAATTTATCATCTATTAACCAATTGAATATTTCTCTAGACAATTTAGCAACTTCTTTTTTATCCTCTTTATATACTATATTCTTTATATCTAAAAAATCATTTAATCTATAAAATGATTTTATTTTTTCGCTTAGTTCATAATTTCCTTTTTCATATTCTTCTATAGTTTCTCGAATTATTTCTATAGATAATTTATAACCAGAGCCATAATCTTGTAAAATATGGCCCCAGCCTCCAGATAATTTTAATTTATTATTTTTTATTGTTATAAACGAAGAACCTGTTCCTATTATTCCTAAAATACCATTATGACTTGTAAAATAAGAATAATATGCCATTTCTAAATCTGTTATTAAAATTATTTTTTGTATATACTTTTTTTCAAGATCAGACTTTAATTTTTGTCTTATAACTTCATTTTTAGTCCCAGATATACCTAATACTAATAAATCTACTTTATAATCTTTTTTAAATAAACAATTTAAACATTCTGTTATATTTTCTAATGTTTTTTCATAATTTATTGTAGCGTTTGAAAATCCAGTTTGGATTTCTTCTAATACTTCTCCTTTATTGGAATATATAATTCCCTTAGTTTTAGTACCTCCACCATCAAGTGATATTATATTATTCATATTTAACCTCTTCTAAACATAAATTTTTGCCATGGCTTTATTAAATCAATTAAAAATAATTCTTCCTCTTTTATCCTTCCTACAACATTAGTTTTTCCAGAATTTTTCATATCAGAAAGTGCTATTTGAAGTTCTCCTGCATAATGACCATATTCGCTAGACTCAATTATTACATCTCCTTTTTTAATGTCAACCGCATTAAACACTTTGAAATCATGTCCTCTATATTTCACCCTTGGTTGAGTTGATCTAATAAAATTATCAGATATATCTCCTCTATTAAAATGTAATTCTTCTAATACTATTTTCTCTTCAATTTCAGGAATATCTTCAACTAAATCAATATCAAATGTAATTAAGTCTCTTCTTAATGAACCTAATTTTTTAATCTCATCGTCTGTAGGATAGCAATTAGAAATTATAACATCATCAATAAATCCATTCATAGCTATATAGTGTTTTGCTTGAATATCTATAGGTAAATTTCTATGCATTTCCAGCGTAGGTAATCCATCTGTAACAGGCCATGGACCAAATGTATCATCATTTTGAGATGTAATAAATGCTGCTGTTCTAAGACCATGTTTCTTAAAGTTTTCTGTACACTTCATAAAATGGTCATAATTAAGTCCACTATGATTATGAGGATAAAAGTTATGGCACCCTATTAATTTCTTTGTATTTGGCATGTAATTCATTATTAAGTCAATATACTTAGTATCATTACTCATGTTTATTTCTATCATTAAACCTTGCTCATTAAACGTCATAAGAGATTCTTCATTGCCTGTAAATCCCATATCTAGTCTTATTCCATCTGCTCCTATTTCTTTAAAAAAAGTTAAATCTTTATAATTAATATTTAACTGTTCAAAAACTTTAGGATTTACATCTGCTATTACCATCATACCTTTAGATGCCGCATATTCATTTATAGTTTTAAATTTTTTTACTACTTCATCTTTTTCCTCTACTGAAACACTTAATAAGCATGTAAATATTCTATCAAATCCATTTTCTGAAGTTATATCTATATATTCTTTCATTTCTTTTATACTGCTTTTTTCTGGATATATTGAAATTCCTAATTTGTCCATAGTAGCCTACCTTTCTGATATTTTTTTATACATTTTTATGAATCTTTCAATCATATTCATTTCTGACATAGCAGTCATTAAATGATCTTGAGCATGTATAAGTATTATATTAACATCTACTTTATCTCCTGCTGCTTCTGCATGTATCATTTCTGTTTGTAATTTGTGTGCTTCTGTCATAGTTTTGCTAGCTTCTTCCATTAATTCTTCAGCTTTTTCAAACTCAAATTTTTCTGCGTAGTTT
The DNA window shown above is from Senegalia massiliensis and carries:
- a CDS encoding BadF/BadG/BcrA/BcrD ATPase family protein, whose amino-acid sequence is MNNIISLDGGGTKTKGIIYSNKGEVLEEIQTGFSNATINYEKTLENITECLNCLFKKDYKVDLLVLGISGTKNEVIRQKLKSDLEKKYIQKIILITDLEMAYYSYFTSHNGILGIIGTGSSFITIKNNKLKLSGGWGHILQDYGSGYKLSIEIIRETIEEYEKGNYELSEKIKSFYRLNDFLDIKNIVYKEDKKEVAKLSREIFNWLIDDKLSKNLKNIIQHIINSEIDKVANQIYNFYKINFAKQENIDIILTGGVVTNNDFYYNCIKEKLKELCGSNVNIKKLKVDPVYGGYNIALRYMKGM
- a CDS encoding DUF871 domain-containing protein, which gives rise to MDKLGISIYPEKSSIKEMKEYIDITSENGFDRIFTCLLSVSVEEKDEVVKKFKTINEYAASKGMMVIADVNPKVFEQLNINYKDLTFFKEIGADGIRLDMGFTGNEESLMTFNEQGLMIEINMSNDTKYIDLIMNYMPNTKKLIGCHNFYPHNHSGLNYDHFMKCTENFKKHGLRTAAFITSQNDDTFGPWPVTDGLPTLEMHRNLPIDIQAKHYIAMNGFIDDVIISNCYPTDDEIKKLGSLRRDLITFDIDLVEDIPEIEEKIVLEELHFNRGDISDNFIRSTQPRVKYRGHDFKVFNAVDIKKGDVIIESSEYGHYAGELQIALSDMKNSGKTNVVGRIKEEELFLIDLIKPWQKFMFRRG
- a CDS encoding PTS lactose/cellobiose transporter subunit IIA; translation: MNEEKIFGIIATAGDAKGTAHEALNYAEKFEFEKAEELMEEASKTMTEAHKLQTEMIHAEAAGDKVDVNIILIHAQDHLMTAMSEMNMIERFIKMYKKISER